One region of Pseudoalteromonas sp. R3 genomic DNA includes:
- a CDS encoding calcium-binding protein — protein MNIKKLALYGALLMPVYSWANCTGINRADMSVEYGVTEDGLSYVAVHPALTEQTLTASGTKSAAMLEYNGRCEVFDLSNYNGLAVYLPESGGTFDGSGLDAHQRVTGSDSDDYIQTGSEYDFVFSHGGNDTIFTHDGYEYVDGGAGTDCLVEGQEGPADSHIKNIESTGCTTFLAPSEAFTQAYERCDSQLNEFSTYSYNGLWGIQAIESGIELYIEQYDDYVLAYTKDYQHCAYTSGIHSISVSLSDGNDVLNASGSNLNFTVYGRDGKDSITTGSGHDLLVGGADKDTIKGGAGNDWIVGDSLLETDHDGIQMYLGGTESGGNDDKLYGEAGDDVLFGNKGSDKLHGGDGDDLLFGNDGSEDRLYGNSGADLLVDSGGSRWNRRAKFWGGSGQDIIVCEGGHCELNGGGSKDFLAAISTYSDIGLYGGDGGDILFVRGDEIPKGKGGSGKDYCYNEWGDRDICDYLSSVNSKSGYFDDAVRRAARGMSSRHEESLNLIRFNERTGYRSFKQKIANLVSEAKFEKWLENRSTSVFDL, from the coding sequence ATGAATATAAAAAAACTCGCTCTGTATGGCGCACTGCTGATGCCGGTGTACTCATGGGCCAATTGTACGGGGATCAACCGGGCAGATATGTCGGTTGAATATGGCGTAACGGAAGATGGCTTAAGCTATGTTGCCGTACATCCAGCGCTTACTGAACAGACGCTAACCGCGTCGGGCACTAAATCTGCGGCAATGCTTGAATACAATGGCCGTTGTGAGGTGTTTGACCTCAGTAATTACAATGGTCTGGCCGTCTACCTGCCAGAATCGGGTGGCACTTTTGATGGCTCCGGCCTGGATGCGCACCAAAGAGTCACGGGCAGTGACAGCGATGACTATATTCAAACCGGAAGTGAGTATGACTTTGTTTTTTCTCATGGTGGCAACGACACGATTTTTACCCATGATGGCTATGAATATGTTGATGGCGGTGCGGGCACAGACTGTCTGGTTGAAGGGCAAGAAGGGCCTGCCGACAGTCATATCAAAAATATTGAATCGACTGGTTGTACAACATTTTTAGCGCCATCAGAGGCGTTTACCCAGGCTTATGAGCGATGCGACTCTCAGCTCAATGAATTCTCAACCTATTCATATAATGGGCTGTGGGGGATCCAGGCGATTGAGTCGGGCATTGAATTGTACATTGAACAATATGATGACTATGTACTGGCCTACACCAAAGACTATCAGCACTGTGCCTATACCAGTGGCATACATAGCATTTCTGTCAGTCTGTCTGATGGCAATGATGTGCTGAATGCATCAGGTTCAAACCTGAACTTTACCGTGTATGGTCGTGATGGCAAAGATAGCATCACAACCGGCAGCGGGCACGATTTGCTCGTTGGTGGTGCAGATAAAGACACCATCAAAGGTGGTGCTGGCAACGACTGGATCGTTGGAGATTCTTTGCTTGAGACCGATCATGATGGTATTCAAATGTACCTTGGCGGCACTGAGTCCGGCGGTAATGATGACAAGCTATATGGTGAAGCGGGCGATGATGTGCTGTTTGGCAATAAAGGCTCGGATAAACTACACGGCGGCGATGGTGACGACCTGCTGTTTGGTAATGATGGTAGTGAAGACCGCCTTTATGGTAATTCAGGCGCTGACTTGCTGGTGGATTCCGGGGGCAGCCGCTGGAATCGACGCGCCAAATTCTGGGGCGGCAGCGGTCAGGATATCATTGTGTGTGAAGGTGGGCACTGCGAGCTTAATGGCGGTGGCAGCAAAGACTTCCTGGCCGCAATTTCAACTTATTCTGATATCGGACTTTACGGTGGGGATGGCGGAGATATTCTGTTTGTAAGAGGCGATGAAATCCCTAAAGGTAAAGGCGGCAGTGGTAAAGATTATTGCTACAACGAATGGGGTGACAGGGATATCTGTGACTATCTGTCCAGCGTGAATAGCAAAAGTGGCTACTTTGATGACGCGGTGCGCAGAGCGGCCAGAGGCATGTCATCACGCCATGAAGAGTCATTGAACTTAATCAGGTTTAACGAACGGACGGGGTACAGAAGCTTCAAACAAAAAATAGCTAACCTGGTCAGTGAAGCCAAGTTTGAAAAGTGGCTTGAGAATCGCTCAACAAGTGTGTTTGATTTGTAA
- a CDS encoding linear amide C-N hydrolase yields MCTNFKIKTTFDDIIVGRSQEFSQLLGRSLMFRKPGHHYQQNLFDPDGKDCQPSEWAKAHCQFTWTGEYGFVAMQSLDFDEVAKTYNIQIADSVKSPIATDGINTEGLYIGCLLQNAADYPAVTDPAKGLAVTNLIDYILSTCQSCQDVRDRLAPDSAEGACQQDKPQAQVQVTDATRHKLFHQHFPVHDRFGDSIVIEFINGQVQIHDNNQYGVLTNDPDFQWHITNLKNYANVTPVSSHHSEPGNLDGITMQSQGNGFSLLPGGLLPMHRFVRAAMMVNYAKPVASTDEAINLAAHILNTVDIPLGVIREIPEEKTLKPELDYTQYITLSDLSQQRFYVRLYESPQVYCVDLNKLDLCALNGKTFDIPRNTLATNLTEQISTSKIANSPFQAAG; encoded by the coding sequence ATGTGTACTAACTTCAAAATTAAAACCACCTTTGACGACATCATTGTAGGGCGCAGCCAGGAGTTTTCTCAGCTGTTAGGACGCTCATTAATGTTCAGAAAACCCGGCCATCACTATCAGCAAAACTTGTTTGATCCCGATGGTAAAGACTGCCAGCCAAGTGAGTGGGCAAAAGCACACTGCCAGTTCACCTGGACCGGTGAGTATGGCTTTGTAGCCATGCAGTCGTTAGATTTTGATGAGGTTGCAAAAACCTACAACATTCAAATTGCAGACTCAGTAAAAAGCCCTATCGCAACAGACGGCATTAATACCGAGGGCTTGTATATTGGCTGTTTGTTGCAAAATGCCGCCGACTATCCGGCCGTGACCGATCCCGCCAAAGGCTTAGCGGTTACCAATTTGATAGACTACATTTTGAGTACCTGCCAGAGCTGCCAGGATGTGCGGGACAGACTGGCGCCCGACAGTGCAGAAGGTGCTTGTCAGCAAGACAAACCGCAGGCGCAAGTACAAGTGACAGATGCAACCAGACATAAGCTGTTTCATCAGCACTTTCCGGTTCATGACCGCTTTGGCGACAGCATAGTGATTGAGTTTATTAACGGCCAGGTCCAGATCCACGACAACAACCAGTACGGGGTATTAACGAATGACCCGGATTTTCAGTGGCATATCACTAACCTGAAAAATTATGCCAATGTTACACCGGTTTCGTCGCACCACTCGGAGCCGGGTAACCTGGACGGCATCACCATGCAAAGTCAGGGTAACGGATTCTCCTTATTGCCGGGTGGCCTGCTGCCTATGCATCGGTTTGTCAGAGCCGCGATGATGGTCAACTATGCCAAGCCAGTTGCCAGCACAGATGAAGCCATCAACCTGGCCGCACACATTTTAAATACCGTGGATATTCCACTTGGCGTGATCCGAGAAATTCCGGAGGAAAAAACACTCAAGCCAGAACTCGATTACACTCAGTACATCACCTTATCGGACCTGAGCCAGCAAAGATTTTATGTGCGTTTATATGAATCACCACAGGTGTATTGCGTTGACCTGAACAAGCTAGATCTCTGTGCGCTCAATGGTAAAACCTTTGATATTCCCAGGAACACACTGGCAACTAACCTGACCGAGCAGATCTCCACCAGCAAAATTGCTAATTCGCCATTTCAGGCGGCCGGCTAA